A window of the Cucurbita pepo subsp. pepo cultivar mu-cu-16 chromosome LG01, ASM280686v2, whole genome shotgun sequence genome harbors these coding sequences:
- the LOC111810513 gene encoding uncharacterized protein DDB_G0283697 yields the protein MDRRTKKRDKRLRESNTEPAVAKGSIATEVDEEKKRKRSSKRRLQQTSSDETDQLNVKAVNALEARNGISVVKEDSDQFDVEGEDAEKPRKTDEVKKERKNKKNRKSSNNCENSLDNGRATQPEAYRPLEDSGAFLKGKAKKSSKKKRNDSSSLDPKKSIESSDDVNENDVYQVSVGDEDTSKGMKKWIKEYYESRPGLKVLQQRIDDYITAHEARLEQEKEEREAQAAEGGWTVVVHQKGRKKTTDAESGVTVGSVAQNAVEDKISKKKRKEVGLDFYRFQRREAQRNEILMLQSKFEQDKKRIQQLRAARKFRPY from the exons ATGGATAGACGGACGAAGAAGCGCGACAAAAGGCTTCGCGAGAGTAACACCGAACCTGCCGTTGCAAagg gCAGTATCGCCACTGAAGTTGACGAAGAAAAGAAGCGGAAAAGGTCATCGAAGAGGAGACTTCAACAAACGTCTTCCGATGAGACCGATCAACTCAATGTTAAGGCAGTAAATGCTTTAGAAGCACGTAACG GCATAAGTGTAGTCAAGGAAGATTCGGATCAATTTGATGTGGAGGGAGAAGATGCTGAAAAGCCCAGGAAAACTG AtgaagtaaagaaagaaaggaaaaataaaaagaaccgCAAATCCTCAAACAATTGTGAAAACTCATTAGATAATGGAAGAGCTACGCAGCCGGAAGCTTATCGGCCCCTGGAGGACAGTGGTGCATTCTTGAAAG GCAAGGCCAAAAAAtcttccaaaaagaaaagaaatgattcAAGTTCTCTGGATCCCAAGAAGTCGATAGAATCAAGTGATGATGttaatgaaaatgatgtcTATCAAGTTTCTGTTGGAGATGAAGACACTTCAAAAGGGATGAAAA AATGGATCAAAGAATATTATGAAAGTAGACCGGGATTGAAGGTACTGCAACAACGTATAGATGATTATATAACTGCACATGAGGCACGCCTAGAACAG gaaaaggaagaaagggaGGCTCAAGCAGCTGAAGGGGGATGGACAGTTGTTGTACATCagaaagggagaaaaaagaCCACGGATGCTGAAAGTGGGGTTACTGTGGGTTCGGTAGCGCAAAATGCTGTAGAGgataaaatttccaaaaagaaGCGGAAAGAAGTTGGGCTGGATTTCTATCGGTTCCAAAGAAGAGAAGCACAGAGGAATG AGATTCTGATGTTACAAAGTAAATTTGAGCAAGACAAGAAACGGATACAGCAATTGAGAGCTGCTAGAAAATTCCGCCCTTATTGA
- the LOC111809701 gene encoding prolyl 3-hydroxylase 1, which translates to MKMGDEAEINQRRRLILENFLTLEECRELEFIHKSCCTVGYRPYVFSTTLLHLVVSNSAHLIMPFVSIRERLKEKAEEFFGCEYELFVEFTGLISWTRGARIGWHSDDNRPYLKQREFTAVCYLNSYGVDFEGGLFHFQDGEPKTISPLCGDCVMYTADSLNVHSVDEVTSGERLTLTLWFTRDSSHDEDAKLLSLLSQSHLHDRLPDSCLPQPPSCNMYWFSPKDDPNFKFGFDICWARLHALGYGIYFPQDHSLSEYPDLFSQDVQLVRGNKIFSQKFDSILHALQVVQFLYWKGKELDSTNSKEDSSYAEGLSPKRNVGVDYFKSEFSKDNALAESVFLYASSDVKEKQHRLGWAKLAAVAAAWEDYASNLRRELLRSFVHWRTSQSIYSVPYGS; encoded by the exons ATGAAAATGGGAGACGAAGCGGAGATCAATCAGCGGCGGCGTCTCATTCTGGAAAATTTCTTAACCCTCGAAGAATGCAGGGAACTGGAGTTCATCCATAAGAGCTGCTGTACGGTGGGTTATAGACCATACGTCTTCTCCACCACTCTCTTGCATCTTGTTGTCTCTAATTCTGCTCATTTGATCATGCCTTTTGTTTCGATTAGAG AGCGGTTGAAGGAGAAAGCGGAGGAGTTCTTTGGCTGTGAATATGAGCTCTTCGTCGAGTTCACTGGCTTGATAAG CTGGACCAGGGGAGCAAGGATTGGATGGCATAGTGACGACAACCGGCCCTATCTAAAACAACGTGAATTTACA GCAGTGTGTTACTTGAATAGTTATGGAGTAGATTTCGAAGGTGGGCTGTTTCACTTTCAGGACGGGGAACCAAAAACTATCTCGCCTCTTTGTGGA GATTGTGTGATGTACACGGCTGACAGCCTCAATGTTCATTCTGTTGATGAG GTAACCAGTGGAGAAAGACTTACGCTGACATTATGGTTCACCCGTGATAGTTCCCATGATGAAGATGCAAaacttctttcccttctttcacaaAGCCATTTACACGATCGTCTTCCTGACTCATGCCTACCTCAGCCTCCATCCTGTAATATGTATTGGTTTTCACCAAAAGACGATCCAAATTTCAAGTTCGGTTTTGATATATGTTGGGCAAGACTGCATGCGCTAGGATACGGCATTTATTTTCCTCAGGACCATAGTTTGTCAGAGTATCCAGATTTATTCTCACAGGATGTACAATTAGTACGTGGTAATAAGATCTTCTCTCAGAAGTTTGATAGCATTTTGCATGCACTTCAG GTAGTGCAATTTCTATATTGGAAAGGCAAAGAATTGGATTCTACTAACTCCAAGGAAGATTCAAGCTATGCAGAAGGTTTATCTCCAAAGAGAAATGTGGGAGTCGATTACTTTAAATCCGAGTTCTCAAAGGACAATGCACTGGCGGAGTCAGTCTTCTTGTATGCTAGTTCTGATGTCAAGGAGAAGCAACACCGGTTGGGGTGGGCTAAGCTTGCTGCAGTAGCAGCAGCTTGGGAAGATTATGCTTCTAATTTAAGGAGAGAACTCCTTCGGAGCTTCGTCCATTGGAGAACCAGTCAATCCATATACAGTGTTCCATATGGTAGTTGA
- the LOC111776223 gene encoding uncharacterized protein LOC111776223: MQQQQQQQQQQQQSSSAVSPHHISPPPSSLRSPSSVPAAAAAAQSPLALAPLTTHISNSHRESLPPPPPPPSDHVAGPVVPVAAAQSAGDSVVTMACPLARVRLSDISPYDGAPGGSYVRAVEALSGSLMRYNAAVIELENEGAALTRCGLEAARLFLKSRAQSGGKGRGVYMYRAGRAVEDWESCPPCMADIFRCMGKAARAALCAIARHLRLRSDVFNNLLDDSPLPATEVSSSVLVAMHLHNSSLHNCKGYGGGGKSAMNVEVEKGLLTLISSDNPGLQVCDPNGRWYLADAVLAPGDLLLLTGKALSHATAGLRPAASYKAAPDHSLGSNCGGRTSLAFRLMPQTNAILDCSPIAAAGHVIPQRYGPVSVSQFMDVLSAEEDVLCTHLDKDNNCIARNDQNKEASLRSVLSDPLSGAFLEDAMFVSCGHSFGGLMLRRVIETSRCTLCNSEIDAGSLIPNIALRAAASAVKQEDDRRLFHNAALRKRRKEMGDQMDPMRRLNRENGDIAIDDGIHRGVQYPFAVNEKVLIKGNRRTPEKFVGKEAVITSQCLNGWYLLKIIGTGENVRLQYRSLRKILNTTPANEDSCPSQPLQHSSS, encoded by the exons atgcagcagcagcagcagcagcagcagcagcagcagcaatcCTCTTCTGCAGTTTCACCTCACCATATCAGTCCTCCGCCTTCATCTCTTAGGTCACCTTCATCCGTacccgccgccgccgccgccgcgcAGTCACCACTGGCTCTCGCTCCTCTGACGACCCACATCTCCAATTCCCATCGGGAGTCGCTTCCTCCGCCGCCTCCTCCGCCATCGGACCATGTTGCCGGACCAGTGGTGCCGGTTGCGGCGGCCCAATCCGCCGGTGATTCTGTTGTAACTATGGCTTGCCCGCTGGCTAGGGTTCGCCTGTCTGATATTTCCCCTTACGACGGCGCGCCTGGGGGGTCCTACGTGAGGGCTGTTGAGGCTTTGTCTGGATCCTTGATGAGATATAATGCAGCTGTGATTGAATTGGAGAATGAAGGTGCTGCTCTCACTCGGTGCGGTCTTGAAGCGGCTAGGTTGTTTCTCAAGAGCCGGGCGCAGAGTGGTGGAAAAGGGCGAGGTGTTTATATGTATAGAGCCGGAAG AGCTGTGGAAGATTGGGAGTCTTGTCCTCCATGTATGGCTGATATTTTTAGATGTATGGGTAAAGCAGCTCGGGCTGCTTTATGTGCAATAGCCAGGCATCTTCGTTTGAGAAGCGA TGTTTTCAATAATTTGCTTGATGATTCTCCACTTCCTGCTACTGAGGTATCCTCATCAGTGCTTGTTGCAATGCACCTGCATAATAGCTCTTTGCACAACTGCAAGGGTTATGGTGGGGGAGGAAAGTCAGCAATGAATGTTGAAGTTGAGAAGGGTTTACTGACATTGATTTCCTCAGACAATCCTGGTTTACAG GTTTGTGATCCCAACGGTCGCTGGTACCTAGCAGATGCTGTGTTGGCTCCTGGGGATCTGTTACTGCTTACTGGCAAGGCACTCAGCCATGCTACAGCTGGCCTTCGTCCTGCTGCATCATATAAAGCTGCTCCTGATCATTCCTTGGGATCAAATTGTGGTGGGAG GACTTCCCTTGCATTTAGACTCATGCCACAAACCAATGCCATATTAGACTGTTCTCCCATTGCAGCAGCTGGTCATGTTATTCCTCAAAGATATGGTCCAGTCTCTGTTAGCCAATTCATGGATGTTCTTTCCGCTGAGGAAGATGTATTATGTACTCATCTGGATAAGGACAACAATTGT ATAGCTCGAAATGATCAAAATAAGGAGGCCTCATTAAGAAGTGTTCTCTCGGATCCGTTATC TGGTGCATTCCTTGAGGATGCAATGTTTGTTTCGTGTGGACATTCATTTGGTGGTCTTATGCTGAGGAGGGTCATTGAGACG TCAAGATGCACATTATGCAACTCGGAAATTGATGCTGGGTCTCTGATTCCTAATATAG CACTTAGAGCCGCAGCTTCAGCTGTGAAGCAAGAAGATGACAGGAGGCTATTCCACAATGCAGCATTGAGGAAGCGTCGGAAGGAAATGGGCGACCAGATGGATCCAATGAGAAGATTAAACAgg GAAAACGGTGATATTGCCATCGATGATGGAATCCATCGAGGAGTTCAATATCCCTTTGCAGTAAATGAAAAGGTCCTAATAAAG GGAAATAGGAGAACACCAGAAAAATTTGTTGGGAAAGAAGCGGTCATCACATCCCAGTGTCTGAATGGCTG GTATTTACTAAAAATCATTGGGACTGGAGAAAATGTTCGGTTGCAATATCGGTCTCTTAGGAAGATTCTGAACACGACACCAGCTAACGAGGATAGCTGTCCCTCACAGCCCCTTCAGCACAGCAGCTCATAA